From Camelina sativa cultivar DH55 chromosome 7, Cs, whole genome shotgun sequence, one genomic window encodes:
- the LOC104703096 gene encoding uncharacterized protein LOC104703096 isoform X1, with translation MSLRLQSPFLSTPLLHGSFNHRDKRINVARRAFRSRRICSEKKQNDWLAQVAKFSQFCGKNVQLLRKSLDSRSRMEVKCLKEPFARSKGLVRSLAPVWEEGLFFLRCSVFFAVISGVCFLVWYGQNKARAFVETKLLPSVCSVLSETIQREVDFGKVRRVSPLSITLEASSIGPHGEEFSCGEVPTMKICVRPFASLRRGKIVVDAILSNPTVLVAQKKDFTWLGIPLSDATLPSHLSSEEGIDFRTRTRRISREEAGIRWDEERDNNARKAAEMGYIVPCKDISQAKDNAVRHDRNFTEIANPNSFLCMDGKMHSADQHCMDPGVDYDVKHAELEKSFGIKIPGSGLKFLSKVLKVPRKYKFKWNSKSHNNSKSNISAKKRILERSASVALCYFHSLSQQPSVISTNYDGLSLDMLLVKGDREISNQYDRGVPYGEQSLANDLDGKDYRGRRKRLLGVKKASTLDKFTVSCDPFLMTVERLCALVQTKGSPSGEDVNSTESETSSSQRGYISMNVVDQNADNVPHGNRSENQRRDVTFKKHEHQHVANHQRLTWPWSKKLKEMVFNSLIGSSKKLTGGAEPNATDNAPHLSDGLEKLPTGYAEKTLPVMLDSVQFKAGTLILLAYGDTEPREMRNVHGHVKFQNHYGRVYVQLGGNCSMWRSDVTSEDGGLLSVDVFVDTVEQNWHANLNVTNFFVPIFERILEIPIEWSKGRATGEVHLCMSRGEIFPNLHGQLDVTGLGFHINDAPSSFSDVSASLSFRGQRIFLHNANGWFGKIPLEASGDFGIHPDEGEFHLMCQVPYVEVNALMKTFKMKPLVFPLAGSVTAVFNCQGPLDAPVFVGSCMVSRKIAYLSPDLPTSLAYEAMLKNKEAGAVAAFDRVPFSYLSANFTFNTDNCVADLYGIRATLVDGGEIRGAGNAWICPEGEVDDTALDVNFSGNISFDKVLHRYMPGYLNLELLKLGDLTGETKLSGALLKPRFDIKWAAPKADGSLTDARGDIVISHDNIIVNSSSIAFDLYTKLDTSYQDQCLTHQDFTQGAAMPFVVEGLDLDLRMRGFEFFSLVSSYPFDSPRPTHLKATGRIKFLGKIKQHSTTKDGDVESGKSEDADAISSLDGEISISSLKLNQLVLAPQLAGNLSVSRDHVKLDAVGRPDESLTLDFIGPLQPNSGENVQSGKLLSFSLQKGQLRANACFQPQQSATLEIRNFPLDELELASLRGVIQKAEIQLNLQKRRGHGLLSVIRPKFSGVLGEALDVAIRWSGDVITVEKTILEQSNSRYELQGEYVLPGSRDRDLGQKEAGSFLMRAMTGHLGSVISSMGRWRMRLEVPKAEVAEMLPLARLLSRSTDPAVHSRSKDHFMRSVQNLCLQAENLRDLLEEIRGYYTPPSEVVLEDLSLPGLAELKGHWHGSLDASGGGNGDTLAEFDFHGDDWEWGTYKTQRVLATGSYSNDDGLRLKEMLIQKGNATLHADGTLLGPKTNLHFAVLNFPVSLIPTLVEVVESSATDLVHSLRKLLSPIKGILHMEGDLRGSLEKPECDVQVRLLDGAVGGIDLGRAEVFASLTSNSRFLFNSNFEPFVQNGHVHIQGSVPVSFSQQTSSEGEVRENDRGGAVKIPSWAKEKEDDEKRTSRDRSEEGWDSQLAESLKGLYWNILDAGEVRLEADIKDGGMTLLTAISPYANWLQGNADIRLQVGGTVENPVLDGSASFHRASISSPVLRKPLTNFGGTLHVKSNRLCITSLESRVSRRGKLVVKGNLPLRLNEASTGDGVELKCEVLEVRAKNFLSGQVDTQLQITGSMLQPTISGNIKLSQGEAYLPHDKGGGAAPLNRLAANQYRIPGTAINQAVSSRYFARFFGTERASSGMKFSQSAGKSNSVEKEIEEVKMKPNMDIRLSDMKLVLGPELRIVYPLILNFAVSGELELDGMAHPKFIKPKGVLTFENGDVNLVATQVRLKREHLNVAKFEPEHGLDPQLDLALVGSEWQFRIQSRASNWQDKLVVTSTRSVEQDVLSPSEAAKVFESQLAESILEGDGQLAFKKLATATLETIMPRIEGKGEFGQARWRLVYAPQIPSLLSVDPTVDPLKSLASNISFGTEVEVQLGKRLQASVVRQMKDSEMAMQWTLIYQLTSRLRVLLQSAPSKRLLFEYSATSQD, from the exons ATGAGCTTGAGATTGCAAAGCCCTTTTCTTTCTACTCCTCTGCTTCATGGTTCTTTCAATCACAGAGACAAGAGAATCAATGTTGCTAGAAGGGCGTTTCGTAGCAGGCGTATATGTTCGGAGAAGAAGCAGAATGATTGGTTAGCCCAAGTTGCCAAATTTTCTCAGTTTTGTGGGAAAAATGTACAATTGCTTAGGAAGTCTCTTGATTCTAGAAGTAGAATGGAGGTAAAATGTCTCAAAGAGCCTTTTGCACGAAGTAAGGGTTTGGTTAGGTCTTTGGCTCCTGTTTGGGAAGagggtttgtttttcttgaggtgttctgttttctttgctgtGATCTCTGGGGTTTGCTTCTTGGTGTGGTATGGACAGAACAAGGCTCGTGCTTTTGTGGAGACTAAGCTTTTGCCATCAGTTTGCTCTGTGCTTAGTGAGACTATTCAGCGTGAGGTTGATTTTGGAAAGGTTAGAAGAGTTTCACCATTGTCCATAACACTTGAAGCGAGCTCCATTGGTCCTCATGGTGAAGAATTCTCCTGTGGTGAGGTTCCGACTATGAAAATTTGTGTCCGTCCTTTTGCTAGTCTTAGGAGGGGAAAGATAGTGGTTGATGCGATTCTAAGTAATCCAACTGTTTTGGTTGCAcaaaagaaagattttacaTGGTTAGGGATACCTCTATCTGATGCTACTTTGCCAAGCCATTTGTCCTCTGAAGAAGGGATTGATTTTCGCACCAGAACTCGAAGAATTTCAAGGGAGGAAGCCGGGATCCGTTGGGATGAAGAAAGGGATAATAATGCAAGAAAAGCTGCAGAGATGGGCTATATTGTCCCTTGTAAAGATATCTCTCAAGCTAAAGATAATGCGGTGAGGCACGATAGGAATTTTACTGAAATAGCAAATCCCAACTCCTTTCTTTGCATGGATGGAAAGATGCATTCAGCAGACCAACATTGCATGGACCCAGGTGTTGATTATGACGTGAAGCATGCTGAATTAGAGAAATCATTTGGCATAAAGATTCCTGGTTCAGGGCTCAAGTTCTTGTCCAAAGTGTTAAAGGTCCCAAGGAAGTACAAATTCAAGTGGAATTCAAAATCACATAATAATTCAAAGTCTAATATTAGTGCCAAGAAGAGAATTCTTGAGCGTAGTGCTTCAGTAGCTCTATGTTATTTCCATAGTCTATCACAACAGCCTTCAGTGATATCCACAAATTATGATGGGTTGAGTTTGGATATGCTACTAGTTAAAGGTGATAGAGAAATCAGTAATCAATATGATCGTGGTGTGCCGTATGGTGAGCAATCATTAGCTAATGATTTGGATGGGAAAGATTACCGAGGGAGGAGAAAAAGGCTCCTTGGTGTAAAAAAGGCTTCCACGTTAGACAAGTTCACTGTATCATGTGATCCATTCCTTATGACTGTTGAAAGACTCTGTGCACTCGTACAAACTAAGGGAAGCCCATCTGGTGAAGATGTGAATTCTACTGAATCTGAGACTTCAAGCAGTCAGAGAGGGTATATATCTATGAATGTTGTGGATCAGAATGCTGACAATGTTCCACATGGTAATCGAAGTGAAAATCAACGTCGTGACGTTACTTTCAAAAAGCATGAGCATCAACATGTAGCAAATCATCAGCGTCTTACTTGGCCATGGAGCAAAAAGTTGAAGGAAATGGTGTTTAATAGTCTAATTGGTTCCTCTAAGAAGTTAACAGGAGGGGCAGAGCCAAATGCTACTGACAACGCTCCTCACTTGAGTGATGGACTGGAGAAGCTGCCTACTGGTTATGCTGAGAAAACACTACCAGTTATGCTTGACTCTGTACAGTTTAAAGCTGGGACACTTATTCTATTAGCGTATGGTGATACAGAGCCCAG AGAAATGAGGAACGTCCATGGACATGTTAAGTTTCAGAATCACTATGGTCGTGTGTATGTGCAACTTGGTGGAAACTGTAGTATGTGGAGATCAGATGTAACATCTGAAGATGGTGGGCTTTTGTCCgttgatgtttttgttgataCTGTTGAGCAGAACTGGCATGCAAATTTAAATGTCACCAACTTCTTTGTCCCG ATTTTTGAAAGAATTCTAGAAATTCCAATTGAGTGGTCTAAGGGAAGAGCTACTGGTGAG GTTCATCTGTGTATGTCTAGAGGGGAAATATTTCCAAACCTACATGGGCAACTTGATGTCACAGGACTAGGCTTTCATATAAATGATGCACCTTCATCGTTTTCT GATGTCTCAGCTAGCCTATCTTTCCGGGGCCAGCGCATTTTCCTTCATAATGCTAATGGTTGGTTTGGAAAGATTCCTTTGGAGGCTTCTGGAGATTTCGGTATACATCCTGATGAGGGGGAGTTTCATCTCATGTGTCAG GTTCCTTATGTGGAAGTTAATGCTTTGATGAAAACGTTCAAGATGAAGCCCTTGGTTTTCCCG CTAGCTGGTTCTGTTACAGCTGTATTCAACTGTCAAGGCCCGCTTGATGCTCCCGTTTTTGTGGGAAGCTGCATGGTCTCTAGGAAGATAGCTTATCTGTCTCCAGATCTCCCTACATCTTTGGCATATGAGGCAATGCTTAAAAACAAGGAAGCTGGTGCTGTTGCAGCATTTGACCGTGTTCCATTTTCCTATCTTTCTGCTAATTTCACATTTAACACTGACAACTGT GTTGCTGATTTATATGGTATTAGAGCTACCCTTGTTGATGGTGGGGAGATTCGTGGAGCAGGGAATGCTTGGATCTGTCCAGAG GGGGAGGTAGATGATACCGCACTGGATGTGAACTTTTCAggaaatatttcttttgataagGTTTTGCATCGTTATATGCCTGGATATCTTAATCTCGAGCTGCTGAAATTGGGTGATTTAACTGGGGAAACAAAACTTTCTGGTGCCCTCTTGAAACC GAGGTTTGACATTAAATGGGCAGCACCTAAAGCTGATGGCTCCTTAACTGATGCTCGGGGAGATATTGTGATATCACATGATAATATTATTGTCAATTCATCATCCATTGCTTTTGATCTATACACAAAATTAGATACCTCATACCAAGACCAGTGTTTGACTCACCAAGACTTCACCCAAGGGGCAGCCATGCCGTTTGTTGTTGAGGGGCTTGACTTGGATTTACGTATGcgtggttttgagtttttcagCTTGGTATCATCCTATCCATTTGATTCGCCAAGACCTACACATTTAAAAGCAACAGGAAGGATCAAATTTCTGGGGAAGATAAAACAACACAGCACTACAAAAGATGGAGATGTTGAGTCAGGCAAATCTGAAGATGCAGATGCAATTTCTAGCCTTGATGGTGAGATTTCCATATCAAGTCTCAAGCTGAATCAGTTGGTTTTGGCCCCTCAATTAGCAGGGAATTTGAGCGTTTCACGTGATCATGTTAAG CTTGATGCCGTGGGCCGGCCTGATGAAAGTCTTACACTAGACTTTATAGGTCCACTGCAGCCTAATTCTGGCGAAAATGTTCAAAGTGGAAAGTTACTCTCCTTTTCTCTTCAAAAGGGACAACTAAGAGCTAATGCTTGTTTTCAACCACAACAGTCTGCTACTTTGGAG ATACGCAATTTTCCACTGGATGAGTTGGAGTTGGCCTCACTTAGAGGGGTGATTCAAAAG GCAGAGATTCAACTAAATCTTCAGAAGCGAAGGGGACATGGCCTGTTGTCTGTAATTCGGCCAAAATTTAGTGGAGTTCTGGGTGAAGCTTTAGATGTTGCAATAAGATGGAGCGGTGATGTG ATCACTGTTGAGAAAACTATTCTGGAACAAAGCAATAGCCGGTATGAGCTTCAAGGTGAATATGTATTGCCGGGTTCCCGTGACCGAGACCTTGGTCAGAAGGAAGCTGGCAGTTTCTTAATGAGAGCCATGACGGGTCATCTTGGAAGTGTTATATCTTCCATGGGAAGATGGAGAATGAGACTTGAAGTGCCTAAGGCAGAGGTTGCTGAGATGCTTCCTCTCGCAAGGCTTCTTTCAAGAAGTACAGATCCAGCTGTTCACTCAAGATCAAAG GATCATTTTATGCGAAGTGTGCAAAATCTCTGTCTACAAGCTGAAAATCTTCGAGACTTGCTAGAG GAGATACGTGGGTATTACACTCCACCAAGTGAAGTCGTTCTTGAAGATCTAAGTCTTCCAGGTTTAGCTGAACTCAAAGGTCATTGGCATGGTTCGCTGGATGCTAGTGGTGGAGGCAATGGAGACACCTTG GCCGAATTTGACTTCCATGGAGATGACTGGGAGTGGGGGACGTACAAAACACAGCGTGTTCTGGCCACTGGCTCATATAGCAATGATGATGGTTTACGTCTTAAGGAGATGCTTATTCAAAAAGGAAACGCTACACTGCATGCTGACGGGACCTTACTGGGGCCAAAGACAAATCTTCATTTTGCTGTTCTGAATTTCCCTGTCAGTTTGATACCTACGTTGGTTGAGGTTGTTGAGTCATCAGCTACTGATCTTGTTCACTCTTTGCGGAAACTCTTGTCACCAATCAAAGGCATTTTGCACATGGAAGGAGATCTTAGAGGGAGTCTTGAAAAACCAGAATGTGATGTACAAGTTAGATTATTGGATGGCGCGGTTGGTGGTATAGACCTTGGACGAGCTGAAGTTTTTGCTTCTCTTACATCTAACAGTCGTTTTCTTTTCAACTCCAACTTTGAACCATTTGTCCAAAATGGTCATGTGCATATACAAGGGAGTGTTCCTGTTAGCTTTTCGCAGCAAACAAGCTCTGAGGGGGAAGTCAGAGAAAATGATAGAGGTGGTGCAGTCAAAATTCCCAGCTgggcaaaagaaaaggaagatgatgagaagagAACCTCAAGGGATAGGAGCGAAGAGGGATGGGACAGCCAACTAGCTGAGAGTCTCAAGGGCTTATATTGGAATATTTTAGATGCAGGAGAAGTTAGATTGGAGGCAGACATCAAGGATGGGGGAATGACTTTGTTGACAGCCATTTCTCCTTATGCTAATTGGCTCCAAGGAAATGCTGATATCAGGCTTCAG GTTGGAGGTACAGTAGAGAATCCAGTGCTTGATGGGTCTGCTTCATTCCACAGGGCGTCTATCTCCTCACCTGTACTCCGTAAACCTCTCACAAACTTTGGTGGAACCTTACATGTTAAATCAAACAGGTTGTGCATCACCTCGCTGGAAAGCAGGGTAAGTAGAAGGGGAAAGCTGGTTGTTAAAGGGAATCTCCCTCTTAGATTAAATGAAGCGTCTACTGGTGATGGAGTAGAGCTCAAATGTGAAGTTTTAGAAGTACGAGCAAAGAATTTTTTAAG TGGGCAGGTTGATACTCAGCTGCAAATTACTGGATCAATGTTGCAGCCAACTATATCAGGGAATATTAAATTAAGCCAAGGAGAAGCTTATCTGCCTCATGATAAGGGTGGTGGAGCTGCCCCTTTAAATAGATTGGCAGCCAATCAATATAGGATTCCAGGTACTGCTATTAATCAAGCTGTTTCTTCAAGATATTTTGCTCGATTTTTTGGTACAGAGCGGGCGTCTTCAGGGATGAAATTCTCCCAGTCTGCTG GTAAATCAAATTCTGTTGAAaaggagattgaagaagtgAAAATGAAACCAAATATGGACATCCGTCTGAGTGATATGAAACTTGTTTTAGGACCAGAGCTGAGGATAGTATATCctttaattcttaattttgCTGTTAGTGGTGAGCTTGAACTTGATGGCATGGCTCATCCAAAATTTATCAAGCCAAAGGGTGTCCTGACATTCGAGAATGGAGATGTTAATCTTGTGGCTACTCAG GTTCGTTTGAAGAGGGAGCATCTCAACGTTGCAAAATTTGAGCCTGAACATGGACTAGATCCTCAACTAGATTTAGCCTTAGTTGGTTCAGAATGGCAATTTAGGATCCAAAGTCGTGCCAGCAATTGGCAGGACAAACTTGTGGTGACTTCAACTCGTTCTGTTGAACAGGATGTTCTCTCACCTTCCGAG GCTGCAAAGGTGTTTGAGAGCCAATTAGCAGAATCTATATTAGAAGGAGATGGACAacttgcttttaaaaaacttgcaACCGCAACACTTGAAACCATAATGCCAAGGATAGAAGGAAAAGGAGAGTTTGGTCAGGCGAGATGGAGGTTGGTGTATGCCCCACAGATCCCAAGTTTACTCTCTGTTGATCCAACTGTGGATCCTCTCAAGTCTCTGGCAAGCAACATATCATTTGGAACAGAAGTTGAAGTGCAGCTTGGAAAACGTCTTCAG GCCTCTGTGGTAAGACAGATGAAGGATTCTGAAATGGCAATGCAATGGACACTTATCTATCAGCTCACGAGCCGCTTGCGTGTCCTCCTGCAATCGGCACCTTCAAAACGTTTGCTTTTTGAATACTCTGCAACATCACAAGActaa